In Bradyrhizobium sp. 195, the sequence ATGGAAGCTGCTGAGCGACCAATCGCGCACACGCGGAACGAGGCCGTGTTTGACGGGATTGAAATGGATGTAATCAACGTGGCGCTCCAAGTCTCCGTCGTCGCGAATTGTGTGCTCCCAGAAACGCCGTTGCCAGAGGCCCTTCTCGCGTTTCTTCAATTTGCTCATTGGAGGCGGCGCAGCCTCCAAGCCTCGCGAAAATCCGCCTTTGATGAGATTCCAGCGCGACGAGAAATCAACGTCGCCCTCCGGCAGCGTCCAAATCGCGTGGAGGTGGTCGGGCAAAATACAGATTGCGACGGTCTCGAATGGGCGGCGTTGCTGGACAGTTCGGTAAATTTGCCTCAGGCGATCGGCTTGTTCGACGAGCAACGTGCTCGACCGATCTGCGAGCACGACGGTGAAGAAGAACGTGCTGCCGTGTGCGCGCCGATATCGAGACACTTGTGATCCCCTCAGGCGAAGCCGTGGGCACGCTTCGCTTTGCCCACCCTACGATCGCCGGTTGCAGGAGAGACTAGCGAGGTCTTGCAGGGTGGGCAAAGCGAAGCGTGCCCACCAAAAAGTTATTATCAGGCTTTGCCACCCTTCTTTGTCCGCCGCTTGCACGTGCCCGGCAGCTTGGCCGCGAGAAAATCGCCGAGCGCTTCGACGCGGGCGGGGCGCGGGCCGCCGGGCGGCGTCACCAGATGCACGGCGCCTTCGGCCTGCTTCCAGTCCTTCAGGATGACTTCGACCTCGCCCGACGAAATCGCTTCACCCACAATGAACTCGGGCAATTCGGCGATGCCGAGCCCTGCAATCAGAGCCGGCATCAACGCCTCGCCGTTGTTGACGCGGAGCTGTCCGCCCGGGCGCACGCTGGCCTGCTCGCCGGCCGAGTTGGTGTAGTGCCAGACGTTGGGCGTGGAGAGATAGGCGTAGCTGAAGCATTTGTGCTCGGCCAAATGCATCGGATGCGTCGGCCGGCCGTGTTGCTTCAGGTAGGACGGCGCGGCCACGGTGTAGCGCGGCATGGTGAAGAGCTGCCGCGCGATCAGTGAGGAATCCGGCAGGCGCGCGATCCGCACTGCCATGTCGAAGCCTTCGCCGATCAGATCGACGGTCGCATCGCTCAAATGCAGATCGACCGAGACTTCCGGATAGGCCTCGAAAAACTCCGGCAGCAGCGGCGCCACCGCCTTGATCCCGAACGTCATGGGGACGGCAAGCCGCACCAGGCCGCGCGGCGCCACCGACTGCGCCAGCGCCTCGTTCTCCGCCGCCTCGCCGTCGGCCAACAGGCGCGTAGCGCGGTCGGCGAGCTTGTGGCCGGCATCAGTCAGCGCGAGCCGGCGCGAGGTGCGGTTGAACAGGCGGGCCCCTAGCCGCTCCTCCAGCCGGGTCACGGCCTTCGAGACCGTCGCCTTGGACATCGCGAGTTCGCTCGCGGCCCCGGCAAACGACCGTAATTCCACGACTTTTGCGAAAACCGCGAGCGCCTCGAAGTCGGGGAGTTTTGCCATGGGAACTGGTCCGATCGGAATTTTTAGGAAACAATGTGTTTCGATAGTTTCTATTTATATACCACAGGCGGAGGCTTATCCAAGGGTCATCAGAAATTCAGGAAATGGAGAAATCCAATGACCAAGAAGCTCTCAGGCAAGGTTGCCCTCGTCACCGGCGGCTCGCGCGGCATCGGCGCGGCCTCTGCCCGCGCACTCGCCGACGAAGGCGCAGATGTCGCCATCAGCTATGTCGCCTCGCCGGACAAGGCGGAAGCCGTCGTCGCCGACCTTAAGGCGAAGGGCGTCAGGGCGCGTGCCTTCAAGGCCGACCAGGCTTCCGCGAAGGACGTCACCCAACTGGTCAACGACGTCGCCAAGGAATTCGGCAAGCTCGACATTCTCGTCAACAATGCCGGCGTCGCCGCCGGCGGTGCGATCGACGATGCCAATGCCGACACTGAAGCCTTCGCCCGTCAGGACCAGGTCAACGTGCATGGCGTGATCGCGGCGATCCGTGCCGCTTCGCAATTGATGGGTGAAGGCGGCCGCATCGTCACCGTCGGCTCCATGCTGGCCGACCGCGCCTCGTTCCCGGGCCTTGCCGACTACGTCGCCACCAAGGCAGCCGTGGTTGGCTACACCAAGGGCGCGGCACGCGACCTCGGCCCGCGCGGCATCACGGTGAACGTGGTGCAGCCCGGCTCGATCGACACCGACATGAACCCGAAGGATGGCGGCGAGTTCGCCGAGACCCAGCGCAAGCAGCACGCGCTGCAACGCTTCGGGCGCCCCGAAGAAGTCGCCGCCGGAATCGTCTTCTTGGCAAGCCCGGAAGCCTCCTTCGTGACCGGCACGGTGCTCAACGTCGACGGCGGCTTCGGCGCCTGATCCGAGCCGCCACTCTTCAAGTCAAGGAATACGCAGATGATCGAACTCAGACCTTTCGCAAAGCTCGGCGGCGCCGACCATGGCTGGCTCAAGGCCAAGCATCATTTCTCCTTCGCCAGCCACTATGACCCGAACAACATGGGTCACGGCGCCTTGCGGGTGTGGAACGACGACGAGATCGCGCCTAACACCGGCTTTCCCGCCCATCCCCACGCCAACATGGAAATCATCACCTATGTGCGCGAGGGCGCGATCACCCATCAGGACAGTCTCGGCAACGAGGGCCGCACTGAAGCGGGCGACGTGCAGGTGATGAGCGCCGGCAGCGGCATCCGCCACTCCGAGTACAATCTCGAGCCGACCAGAACGCGGATATTCCAGATCTGGATCGAGCCGACGGCGCGCGGGGGACAGCCGACGTGGGGATCCAAGCCGTTCCCGAAGGCGGACCGCTCCGGCAAGCTCGTGACGATCGCGAGCGGGATCGAAGGTGATACCGACGCGCTGCCGATTCGCGCCGATGCGAGGGTGCTCGCCACCACGCTGAGGGCGGGCGAGAGCGCGGAGTACGCGCCGCAGACGTCGCGGCATCTCTACCTCGTGCCCGCGGCAGGCGCCGTCGAGATCAACGGCGTCCGCGTCAACGCCCGCGACGGCGCCGCGATCCGCGACGAGGACCGGCTGACGATCACCGCGCTGGAAGATTCGGAGATCGTGCTCGTCGACGCAGCGTAGCAACGCTCTCCGTCATGCCAGGCTTGTCCCGGCCACCCACGCCTTCCTGCAAGCAAACAAGAACGTGGATGCCCGGGACATCTAGCGCGAAGACGCGCTTCTGGCCGGGCATGACGATCCCAACAACCACCAATCAAGTCATCCCAACGGAGACCCACCATGACCAAAGTTCTCGTCCTCTATTATTCCGCCTACGGCCATATCGAGGCGATGGCCAACGCCGTCGCCGAGGGCGCACGCGAGACCGGCGCCACCGTCGACATCAAGCGCGTGCCGGAGCTGGTGCCGGCCGAGGTCGCCAAAGCCTCCTATTACAAGGTTGATCAGGCCGCTCCCATCGCCAAGGTCGAGGACCTCACGAATTACGACGCAATCATCGTCGGCACCGGCACCCGCTTCGGCCGCATGGCCTCGCAGATGGCGAACTTCCTCGACCAGGCCGGCGGCCTCTGGGCCAAGGGCGCGCTGCACGGCAAGGTTGGCGGCGCCTTCACTTCGACCGCGACCCAGCATGGCGGCCAGGAGACGACGTTGTTCTCGATCATCACCAACCTCCTGCATTTCGGCATGGTCGTCGTCGGCATGAACTACGCCTTCGCCGGTCAGATGAAGCTCGACGAAGTCACGGGCGGCGCGCCCTACGGCGCCACCACGATCACCGGCGGCGACGGCAGCCGCCAGCCCAGCGCCAACGAGCTCGCCGGCGCGCGCTATCAGGGACGCCAGATCGCGGAAACCGCCAGGAAACTCCATGGCTGAGCGGCACGGCTGATGCGATCGCTGCATTCCCGTTCGGGAATGCCGCCCCTTTTGGCGCGACGGCTCAGGCCCGTTCGGTCTTCTTCTTGACGAGCTCGCGACCGATCGGCCGCACCGGCTCGCTCCGCAGCACCAGCGAGGTCGTGACGGCGCCAAATCCGGCAATGCGATCCACGATCGTCTCGAGGTCCTCAGGAGCGGGAACGAGCACTTTGAGCACGAAGCAGTCATCGCCGGTGACGCGATGGACTTCGATGATGTGGGGAATCTCTGCGAACCTCTTGAGGCAGGTCTTGATGTGCTCGTGCGTGGTCCGCAGGCGCACCAGCGCCATCAGGCCGAGCCCGAGTGCGCGCGGATTGATGCGGGCGCCGTAGCCTTCGATGATCCCGGCTTCCTCGAGCCGTCTGACGCGCTCGGACACTGCGGGCTGGGACAACCCTACGGAACGGCCAAGCTCGGACAGCGGCACGCGCGCGTTGACCTGCAGCGCCTCCAGGATCTTCAAGTCCTTGGCATCGATGCTCCCGAAGCGATCCAACCGAATTCTCCATTTCACCTTGAGATCATCGGCAAACAGCCGATTGCGCCGATGACTTGCCATGTGATGCAGGACCGGGATCGGTCACACTGCGGCCTCATCTCAGATATCACGGGACGATCATGCACGACATCATCACATTGCCCGGCCTCGGCGGCTCGGGAGATACCCATTGGCAGACGCAATGGGAACGCTCCGAGCCGCGCTTCACGCGCTTTCAGCCGGCGAGCTGGGACAGGCCGGAGCTCGACGACTGGGAGCAATCGCTGGAGCGAGCGATCGAGCGCTGCCCGAAGCCGCCTGTCCTGGTTGCCCATAGCCTCGCCTGCCTGCTGGTGGCGCATTGGGCCGCTCGCTTCCCAACCGCGATTGCCGGCGCATGTCTGGTCGCCGTCCCCGATCCCGACGGTGCCAATTTTCCTGCGGAAGCCGCCGCGTTCAAGCCTGTGCCGGAACGCGCCTTGCGCTTTCCGTCGCTGATCATCGCGAGCACGAATGATCCCTATGGCGCGATCGAGGTCACGCAGCGACGAGCCCGCAGCTGGCAGTCCGGCCTGGTCGTGCTCGGCGCACTCGGCCACATCAATGCGTCGAGCGGGCTCGGCGACTGGCCGCAGGGGCGCGCGCTGCTGGACGCTTTTCGTGCGGGCCTTCCAAGATGACACGCGCAAAGCTCGCCCGTGTCAGCGTGTCCCCTTGCCCATGGCCCGCGCCGCGAGGGCAGCGAGCCTGGGGTGGCGGCGCAGTCCTTGCGCGGCGTGGTCGCGCCATGCGTAGGGCAGACCGCGCCAGGACAGCGCGACGCTGACATCGGTCAGCGGCACCCGCGCGGCGCCGAAGCGCCGCTTGTAATCTTGGTTGCCGATGCTGAGGTCGAAACGGCGCACGCCCTCTGCATGCAGCGCCGCCAGGGTGCGCTCGGCGACGAGCAGCCCCGGCGAGCAGCTCGACCATGAATCGCCGCCATGGCTGATGCGCAGAAGGTAATAGGTCGCACCGTGCCTGACGCCGAGCGCGGTGGCGACGATACCCTCGTCGCACACCAGCGCCGAGACAACGGCATAGCCCTCCGCAATGCCTTGGCGGACCACCTCGCGATAGAATCGCGCATGGCTCTTGTCGTTGAGGACGAAGGGCGAGCCGAGCTTTTGCATGCGCGCCTGCTGCTGGACGTCCATCACGTCCATCAGTTCATGCGCGCGCGCGACATCCTTGGCGATCTCGAACCGCGCGCCGGCATGACGGCTGAAGACGCGCCAGCAGCGCGGCATCTGCATGCGCTTGATCGAAGCCTGATACGCTCGATAGTCGTCGCCCATTAGCACGAGATTGCCGTTGAGCGAGGAGGATCCGATCCGCCCCATCGACACCAGCGGGTTCGGCTTGCCGCTGACCTCGACCGGCATCTTCCTTAGGCGCAGCAGATCGAAGCCGTCGGGCAAGGCGCGCAACGCCTCGACCAGCGCCTTGCCGATCGCAT encodes:
- the wrbA gene encoding NAD(P)H:quinone oxidoreductase; its protein translation is MTKVLVLYYSAYGHIEAMANAVAEGARETGATVDIKRVPELVPAEVAKASYYKVDQAAPIAKVEDLTNYDAIIVGTGTRFGRMASQMANFLDQAGGLWAKGALHGKVGGAFTSTATQHGGQETTLFSIITNLLHFGMVVVGMNYAFAGQMKLDEVTGGAPYGATTITGGDGSRQPSANELAGARYQGRQIAETARKLHG
- a CDS encoding Lrp/AsnC family transcriptional regulator; the encoded protein is MDRFGSIDAKDLKILEALQVNARVPLSELGRSVGLSQPAVSERVRRLEEAGIIEGYGARINPRALGLGLMALVRLRTTHEHIKTCLKRFAEIPHIIEVHRVTGDDCFVLKVLVPAPEDLETIVDRIAGFGAVTTSLVLRSEPVRPIGRELVKKKTERA
- a CDS encoding SDR family NAD(P)-dependent oxidoreductase — encoded protein: MTKKLSGKVALVTGGSRGIGAASARALADEGADVAISYVASPDKAEAVVADLKAKGVRARAFKADQASAKDVTQLVNDVAKEFGKLDILVNNAGVAAGGAIDDANADTEAFARQDQVNVHGVIAAIRAASQLMGEGGRIVTVGSMLADRASFPGLADYVATKAAVVGYTKGAARDLGPRGITVNVVQPGSIDTDMNPKDGGEFAETQRKQHALQRFGRPEEVAAGIVFLASPEASFVTGTVLNVDGGFGA
- a CDS encoding LysR family transcriptional regulator, giving the protein MAKLPDFEALAVFAKVVELRSFAGAASELAMSKATVSKAVTRLEERLGARLFNRTSRRLALTDAGHKLADRATRLLADGEAAENEALAQSVAPRGLVRLAVPMTFGIKAVAPLLPEFFEAYPEVSVDLHLSDATVDLIGEGFDMAVRIARLPDSSLIARQLFTMPRYTVAAPSYLKQHGRPTHPMHLAEHKCFSYAYLSTPNVWHYTNSAGEQASVRPGGQLRVNNGEALMPALIAGLGIAELPEFIVGEAISSGEVEVILKDWKQAEGAVHLVTPPGGPRPARVEALGDFLAAKLPGTCKRRTKKGGKA
- a CDS encoding GNAT family N-acetyltransferase, with product MSFVGVEQPDGLVSSTPGIAIDFVRDWGQAAARLNAGHRTAFQHGCWLGAWYQAFDDVAPLIAVISDAATGKDIAMVPMISHIRRGIRIAEFADLGVSDNNAPILARDAASDAVATNAIGKALVEALRALPDGFDLLRLRKMPVEVSGKPNPLVSMGRIGSSSLNGNLVLMGDDYRAYQASIKRMQMPRCWRVFSRHAGARFEIAKDVARAHELMDVMDVQQQARMQKLGSPFVLNDKSHARFYREVVRQGIAEGYAVVSALVCDEGIVATALGVRHGATYYLLRISHGGDSWSSCSPGLLVAERTLAALHAEGVRRFDLSIGNQDYKRRFGAARVPLTDVSVALSWRGLPYAWRDHAAQGLRRHPRLAALAARAMGKGTR
- a CDS encoding RBBP9/YdeN family alpha/beta hydrolase, translated to MHDIITLPGLGGSGDTHWQTQWERSEPRFTRFQPASWDRPELDDWEQSLERAIERCPKPPVLVAHSLACLLVAHWAARFPTAIAGACLVAVPDPDGANFPAEAAAFKPVPERALRFPSLIIASTNDPYGAIEVTQRRARSWQSGLVVLGALGHINASSGLGDWPQGRALLDAFRAGLPR
- a CDS encoding REP-associated tyrosine transposase; translation: MSRYRRAHGSTFFFTVVLADRSSTLLVEQADRLRQIYRTVQQRRPFETVAICILPDHLHAIWTLPEGDVDFSSRWNLIKGGFSRGLEAAPPPMSKLKKREKGLWQRRFWEHTIRDDGDLERHVDYIHFNPVKHGLVPRVRDWSLSSFHRYVEQGSLPLDWGGDMRDNPGHFGE
- a CDS encoding pirin family protein translates to MIELRPFAKLGGADHGWLKAKHHFSFASHYDPNNMGHGALRVWNDDEIAPNTGFPAHPHANMEIITYVREGAITHQDSLGNEGRTEAGDVQVMSAGSGIRHSEYNLEPTRTRIFQIWIEPTARGGQPTWGSKPFPKADRSGKLVTIASGIEGDTDALPIRADARVLATTLRAGESAEYAPQTSRHLYLVPAAGAVEINGVRVNARDGAAIRDEDRLTITALEDSEIVLVDAA